The following are encoded together in the Anopheles nili chromosome 3, idAnoNiliSN_F5_01, whole genome shotgun sequence genome:
- the LOC128723306 gene encoding spectrin alpha chain isoform X1, giving the protein MEQFTPKEVRILESAEDIQERRDQVLNRYSEFKLETRQKREKLEDSRRFQYFKRDSDELESWINEKLQAASEESYRDPTNLQAKIQKHQAFEAEVSAHSNAIVVLDNTGQEMINQGHFASETIQRRLEELQRLWELLLSRLAEKGMKLQQALVLVQFLRHCEEVMFWIKDKEAFVTADEFGQDLEHVEVLQRKFDEFQKDMASQEYRVTEVNELADKLLFAGHPERETITRKKEDLNEAWQRLKQLAILRQEKLFGAHEIQRFNRDADETVAWIAEKDVVLSSDDYGRDLASVQALQRKHEGVERDLAALEDKVAALGTEAGRLCSIHADHSEQIREKQAEIAAYWQSLTAKAKERRQKLDESYFLHRFLADFRDLVSWINGMKAIISADELAKDVAGAEALLERHQEHKGEIDARVDSFMMTTEAGRKLLERDHYAAAEVQEKLAALENDKSSLLVLWEDRRILYEQCMDLQLFYRDTEQADTWMAKQEAFLANEDLGDSLDSVEALIKKHEDFEKSLAAQEEKIKALDVFATKLIDGQHYAADDVAQRRAMLLARRSALQEKSSVRQQLLEDSNSLQQFERDCDETKGWISEKLKFATDDSYLDPTNLNGKVQKHTNFEHELTANKSRIEDITATGQTLAEKGHYASDKVNGRMQEIVTLWESLVRASDKKGCKLQEASQQQQFNRTVEDIELWLSEVEGQLLSEDYGKDLTSVQNLQKKQALLEADVMAHQDRIEGIKVAANKFVESGHFDADNIRAKEGALSKRYAALAEPMSIRKQRLLDSLQVQQLFRDLEDEAAWIREKEPVAASTNRGRDLIGVQNLIKKHQAVLAEINNHESRCAGVISSGEQMLTEQPTASEEIKLRLDALKDQWNSLKEKSNQRKQDLEDSLQAHQYFADANEAESWMREKEPIVSNQDYGKDEDSSEALLKKHEALVSDLEAFGNTIQALQEQAKNCRQQETPVVDITGKECVMALYDYTEKSPREVSMKKNDVLTLLNSNNKDWWKVEVNDRQGFVPAAYIKKIDPGLSASQQNLIDGHSISKRQTQINSQYDNLLALARERQNKLNETVKAYVLVREAADLAAWIKDKESHAQIKDVGEDLEEVEVMQKKFDDFNDDLKANEVRLAKLNEIAIQLTSLGQTEAALKIKTQIQTLNEEWATLQTITQERASQLGSAHEVQRFHRDVDETKDWIAEKENALNNDELGKDLRGVQTLQRKHEGLERDLAALQDKIRQLDETANRLMQSHPDTAEQTYAKQKEINEEWQQVVTKAQQRKEKLLDSYDLQRFLSDYRDLSAWISSMMGLVTSEELANDVTGAEALIERHQEHRTEVDARAGTFSAFEQFGNELLQANHYAAPEIQEKIENLAKAREELERAWTARRLQLDQNLDLQLYLRDCEQAENWMSAREAFLNAEEVDSKGDNVEALIKKHEDFDKAINGHEEKIGALQVLADQLIAQEHYAGRLIDAKRQEVLDRWRHLKEDLIEKRSRLGDEQTLQQFSRDADEIENWIAEKLQLATEESYKDPANIQSKHQKHQAFEAELAANADRISSVLAMGSNLIDRNQCSGSEEAVQKRLTQIADQWEYLTQKTTEKSLKLKEANKQRTYIAAVKDLDFWLGEVESLLTSEDAGKDLASVQNLMKKHQLVEADIHAHEDRIKDMNSQADSLVESGQFDSAGIQEKRQSINERYERIRNLAAHRQARLNEANTLHQFFRDIADEESWIKEKKLLVGSDDYGRDLTGVQNLKKKHKRLEAELASHEPAIQAVQEAGEKLMDVSNLGVPEIEQRLKALNQAWTELKGLAATRGQKLDESLIYQQFLAKVEEEEAWITEKQQLLSVEDYGDSMAAVQGLMKKHDAFETDFAAHRDRCSDIRDHGQTLVTNNNHHGDSISQRCVQLDKKLENLQALATRRKTALMDNFAYLQFMWKADVVESWIADKENHVKSEEFGRDLSTVQTLLTKQETFDAGLSAFEHEGIHNITALKDQLINANHAQSAAILKRHEDVLTRWQKLRADSEARKYRLLNMQDQFRQIEDLYLTFAKKASAFNSWFENAEEDLTDPVRCNSIEEIKALREAHAAFQASLSSAQVDFQALAALDQKIKSFNVGPNPYTWFTMEALEDTWRNLQKIIEERDAELAKEVHRQEENDKLRKEFAKHANLFHQWLTETRTSLMDGSGSLEEQFEALCHKANEIRARRGDLKKIEELGATLEEHLILDNRYTEHSTVGLAQQWDQLDQLAMRMQHNLKQQIQARNQSGVSEDSLKEFSMMFKHFDKDKSGKLNHQEFKSCLRALGYDLPMVEEGQPDPEFEEILNVVDPNRDGQVSLQEYIAFMISKETENVQSFEEIENAFRAITASDPRPRPYVTKEELYSNLTKDMADYCVQRMKPYNDPKTGHPITGALDYVEFTRTLFQN; this is encoded by the exons ATGGAGCAATTTACCCCGAAGGAGGTGCGAATCCTCGAAAGCGCTGAAGATATTCAAGAGCGACGCGACCAGGTGTTGAACCGCTACAGCGAGTTCAAGCTCGAGACTCGTCAGAAGCGCGAAAAGTTGGAAGATTCTCGCCGGTTCCAGTACTTCAAGCGTGACTCGGATGAGCTGGAAAGCTGGATCAACGAGAAGCTGCAGGCGGCGAGCGAAGAAAGCTATCGCGATCCAACCAACTTGCAAGCGAAAATCCAGAAGCACCAGGCGTTCGAGGCCGAAGTATCGGCGCACAGCAATGCTATCGTGGTGCTGGACAACACCGGCCAGGAGATGATCAATCAGGGTCACTTCGCTTCGGAAACGATCCAGCGCAGGCTGGAGGAGCTGCAGCGCCTGTGGGAGCTGCTGCTATCGCGGCTGGCCGAGAAAGGCATGAAGCTGCAGCAGGCTCTGGTGCTGGTGCAGTTCTTGCGTCACTGCGAGGAAGTGATGTTCTGGATCAAGGACAAGGAAGCGTTCGTCACGGCGGACGAGTTCGGCCAGGATTTGGAGCATGTCGAGGTATTGCAGCGCAAGTTCGACGAGTTTCAGAAGGACATGGCTTCCCAGGAGTACCGCGTGACGGAGGTGAACGAGCTAGCCGACAAGCTGCTGTTCGCCGGACATCCGGAGCGGGAAACGATCACGCGCAAGAAGGAGGATTTGAACGAGGCCTGGCAGCGCTTGAAACAGCTGGCCATATTGCGCCAGGAGAAGCTTTTCGGGGCGCACGAAATCCAGCGTTTCAACCGCGATGCGGATGAGACGGTTGCGTGGATCGCTGAGAAGGATGTCGTGCTGTCGTCCGACGATTACGGGCGCGATCTGGCCAGCGTACAAGCGCTGCAGCGCAAGCACGAAGGTGTGGAGCGTGATTTGGCAGCGCTCGAGGACAAGGTGGCGGCTCTCGGTACTGAAGCCGGCAGGCTCTGCAGCATTCATGCCGATCATAGCGAGCAGATTCGTGAGAAGCAGGCTGAGATTGCTGCTTACTGGCAGTCGTTGACAGCGAAAGCCAAAGAGCGCAGGCAGAAGCTCGACGAGTCCTACTTCTTGCATCGTTTCCTGGCCGATTTCCGTGATCTTGTGTCGTGGATCAACGGTATGAAAGCGATCATCTCCGCAGATGAGCTGGCAAAGGACGTTGCCGGGGCTGAGGCGTTGCTTGAGCGTCACCAAGAGCACAAAGGCGAGATTGACGCACGTGTTGATAGCTTCATGATGACAACGGAAGCCGGCCGGAAGCTCCTCGAACGTGACCACTACGCTGCGGCCGAGGTGCAGGAAAAGCTTGCCGCGCTCGAAAACGACAAGAGCTCGCTGCTCGTCCTGTGGGAGGACCGCCGCATCCTGTACGAGCAGTGCATGGATCTGCAGCTGTTCTACCGGGACACTGAGCAAGCGGACACGTGGATGGCCAAGCAAGAGGCATTCCTGGCAAATGAAGATCTAGGTGACTCGCTTGATTCGGTTGAGGCATTGATTAAAAAGCACGAGGACTTCGAGAAGAGTCTGGCAGCTCAGGAGGAGAAGATAAAGGCGTTGGATGTGTTTGCGACGAAGCTGATCGACGGTCAACACTACGCTGCGGACGATGTGGCCCAACGTCGAGCCATGCTTCTTGCGCGTCGTTCGGCTTTGCAGGAGAAGTCCTCAGTGCGACAGCAGTTGCTGGAGGACTCCAACTCGCTGCAGCAGTTCGAGCGGGATTGTGACGAAACGAAGGGTTGGATCAGCGAGAAGTTGAAGTTCGCAACTGATGATAGCTACCTCGATCCGACGAATCTGAATGGCAAGGTGCAGAAGCACACCAATTTCGAGCATGAACTGACCGCGAATAAGAGCCGTATTGAGGACATCACGGCCACCGGTCAGACACTTGCCGAGAAGGGTCACTACGCTTCGGATAAGGTGAACGGACGCATGCAAGAAATCGTGACACTGTGGGAGTCTCTTGTGCGTGCCTCGGATAAGAAGGGCTGTAAGCTGCAGGAGGcttcgcagcagcagcaattcaACCGTACCGTCGAAGACATCGAACTGTGGCTAAGTGAAGTCGAAGGTCAGCTGTTGTCAGAGGACTACGGCAAAGATCTGACGAGTGTGCAGAATCTGCAGAAAAAGCAGGCCTTGCTCGAAGCTGACGTTATGGCACACCAGGACCGTATCGAGGGCATCAAGGTGGCCGCAAACAAGTTCGTCGAAAGTGGTCATTTCGATGCAGATAATATTCGCGCAAAGGAAGGTGCTTTATCGAAGCGTTACGCTGCACTAGCTGAGCCAATGTCGATCCGAAAGCAGCGTTTGCTCGATTCGCTGCAGGTTCAGCAGCTGTTCCGCGATCTGGAGGATGAAGCAGCATGGATCCGTGAAAAGGAACCGGTTGCTGCTTCGACAAATCGCGGACGCGACTTGATTGGGGTGCAAAACTTGATCAAGAAGCATCAGGCCGTGCTTGCGGAAATCAACAACCACGAGAGTCGTTGCGCCGGAGTGATCTCGAGCGGTGAGCAGATGCTAACCGAACAGCCCACTGCAAGCGAGGAAATCAAGCTACGCCTGGATGCGCTAAAGGATCAATGGAACTCGTTGAAGGAGAAGTCGAACCAGCGCAAGCAGGATCTGGAGGACTCGTTGCAGGCGCATCAGTACTTCGCCGACGCCAACGAAGCGGAATCGTGGATGCGCGAAAAGGAGCCAATCGTGTCGAATCAAGACTACGGTAAAGATGAAGATTCCTCGGAAGCGCTGCTGAAGAAGCACGAGGCTCTTGTGTCGGACCTCGAAGCATTCGGTAACACGATTCAGGCCCTGCAAGAGCAAGCTAAGAACTGTCGCCAACAGGAAACCCCCGTTGTGGACATCACTGGCAAAGAGTGTGTGATGGCACTGTATGATTACACCGAGAAGTCGCCGCGTGAGGTGTCGATGAAGAAGAACGACGTATTGACGCTTCTTAATTCGAATAACAAGGACTGGTGGAAGGTGGAGGTGAACGATCGCCAAGGCTTCGTACCAGCGGCGTACATCAAGAAGATCGATCCTGGACTAAGCGCTAGCCAGCAGAACCTGATCGATGGACACTCGATCTCAAAGCGCCAGACGCAGATCAACAGCCAGTACGATAATCTACTTGCGCTGGCACGAGAACGCCAGAACAAGCTGAACGAAACGGTCAAAGCATATGTGCTGGTGCGCGAGGCAGCCGATTTGGCCGCGTGGATCAAGGATAAGGAGAGCCATGCGCAAATCAAGGATGTCGGCGAGGATCTCGAAGAGGTAGAAGTGATGCAGAAGAAGTTTGACGACTTCAACGACGACCTGAAGGCTAATGAAGTGCGGCTGGCAAAGCTGAATGAGATCGCTATCCAGCTGACGTCGCTTGGCCAGACTGAAGCGGCATTGAAGATCAAGACCCAGATCCAGACGTTGAACGAGGAGTGGGCTACCCTGCAGACGATCACACAGGAGCGGGCGAGTCAGCTTGGATCGGCGCATGAAGTTCAGCGATTCCATCGCGATGTCGACGAGACAAAGGATTGGATTGCGGAGAAGGAGAATGCGTTGAACAACGACGAGCTTGGTAAGGATCTGCGTGGAGTGCAAACGCTGCAGCGCAAGCACGAAGGTTTGGAGCGAGATCTTGCTGCGTTGCAAGACAAAATCCGTCAGCTGGACGAGACTGCGAACCGGCTGATGCAATCGCATCCGGATACTGCTGAGCAGACGTACGCCAAACAGAAGGAAATCAACGAGGAATGGCAGCAGGTGGTGACGAAGGCGCAACAGCGCAAGGAGAAGCTGCTCGATTCGTACGATCTGCAACGCTTCCTGAGCGACTACCGTGATCTGTCGGCCTGGATTAGCTCGATGATGGGACTGGTGACCTCTGAGGAGTTGGCCAACGATGTGACCGGTGCGGAGGCGCTGATCGAGCGTCATCAG GAACATCGCACGGAGGTAGATGCACGCGCCGGTACGTTCTCGGCGTTCGAGCAATTCGGCAACGAGTTGCTGCAGGCAAATCACTATGCGGCACCCGAGATTCAGGAGAAGATCGAGAATCTGGCAAAGGCTCGCGAAGAGCTTGAGCGTGCCTGGACAGCCCGCCGGCTGCAACTCGACCAGAACCTGGATCTGCAACTGTACTTGCGCGACTGTGAGCAAGCCGAAAACTGGATGAGTGCTCGCGAGGCATTCCTGAACGCGGAAGAAGTCGACTCCAAGGGCGACAACGTTGAAGCGCTGATCAAGAAGCACGAAGATTTCGATAAGGCTATCAACGGGCATGAGGAGAAGATTGGCGCTTTGCAGGTGCTGGCCGACCAGTTGATCGCGCAGGAACATTACGCCGGTCGGTTGATCGATGCCAAGCGCCAGGAGGTGCTCGATCGCTGGCGTCACCTCAAGGAAGATCTGATCGAGAAGCGGTCACGTCTCGGTGACGAACAGACGCTGCAGCAGTTCTCTCGAGATGCGGACGAAATTGAGAATTGGATCGCGGAGAAACTGCAGCTAGCCACCGAGGAAAGCTACAAGGATCCAGCCAACATCCAGTCGAAACATCAGAAGCACCAGGCATTCGAAGCGGAGTTGGCGGCCAACGCAGACCGTATATCCAGCGTGCTAGCCATGGGAAGCAACCTGATCGATCGCAACCAGTGCAGCGGTTCGGAGGAAGCTGTGCAGAAGCGCTTGACGCAGATCGCTGACCAGTGGGAATACCTGACGCAGAAAACGACAGAAAAATCACTGAAGCTCAAGGAAGCGAACAAGCAGCGTACGTACATCGCCGCAGTGAAGGATCTGGACTTCTGGCTCGGTGAAGTTGAGAGTTTGCTAACGTCGGAAGACGCCGGCAAAGATTTGGCATCGGTTCAGAACCTCATGAAGAAGCATCAGCTGGTGGAGGCTGATATCCACGCGCACGAGGATCGCATTAAGGACATGAACAGCCAGGCAGATTCGTTGGTTGAGAGCGGCCAATTCGATAGCGCTGGCATTCAGGAGAAGCGACAGTCGATCAACGAGCGGTATGAACGAATTCGCAACCTAGCCGCTCATCGACAGGCTAGGCTGAACGAGGCGAACACACTGCACCAGTTCTTCCGCGACATTGCCGACGAAGAAAGCTGgataaaggagaaaaaacTGCTAGTTGGATCGGATGACTACGGTCGGGATCTGACGGGTGTGCAGAATCTTAAGAAGAAACATAAGCGCTTGGAAGCGGAGCTTGCGTCGCACGAGCCAGCCATTCAGGCGGTTCAGGAAGCTGGAGAAAAGCTGATGGATGTGTCCAATTTGGGTGTTCCGGAGATCGAGCAGCGTCTGAAGGCGCTCAACCAAGCCTGGACCGAGCTAAAGGGGCTGGCGGCTACCCGTGGACAGAAGTTGGACGAGTCGCTCATCTACCAGCAGTTCCTGGCGAAGGTTGAAGAGGAGGAGGCCTGGATCACGGAGAAGCAACAACTGCTCTCCGTCGAAGACTATGGTGATTCTATGGCGGCCGTGCAGGGCCTAATGAAGAAGCATGATGCCTTCGAGACGGACTTTGCTGCACATCGCGATCGTTGTTCGGATATTCGTGACCACGGCCAAACGCTGGTGACGAACAATAACCACCATGGTGACAGCATCTCGCAGCGCTGCGTGCAGCTTGATAAGAAGTTGGAGAACTTGCAGGCGCTAGCCACGCGTCGCAAGACGGCGCTGATGGATAACTTCGCCTATCTGCAGTTTATGTGGAAGGCGGACGTGGTCGAAAGCTGGATCGCGGACAAGGAGAATCACGTCAAATCGGAGGAATTCGGGCGTGATTTGTCCACTGTCCAAACGTTGCTCACGAAGCAAGAGACATTCGATGCTG GTCTCTCGGCATTTGAGCACGAGGGAATCCATAATATAACCGCACTGAAGGATCAGCTGATCAACGCGAACCACGCCCAGTCCGCCGCTATTCTCAAGCGCCACGAAGATGTGCTGACTCGCTGGCAGAAGCTGCGCGCCGATTCTGAGGCTCGCAAGTACCGCCTGCTGAACATGCAAGATCAGTTCCGCCAGATTGAAGATCTCTACCTCACTTTTGCTAAGAAAGCGTCAGCTTTCAACTCGTGGTTCGAGAACGCGGAAGAAGATCTTACCGATCCGGTGCGCTGCAACTCGATCGAAGAGATCAAGGCATTGCGGGAGGCGCATGCTGCTTTCCAGGCATCGCTTTCGTCGGCCCAAGTCGATTTCCAGGCGTTGGCTGCGTTGGATCAGAAGATCAAGAGTTTCAACGTTGGCCCGAACCCGTACACATGGTTCACGATGGAGGCGCTTGAGGACACCTGGCGAAATCTGCAGAAGATCATCGAGGAGCGCGATGCGGAGCTGGCGAAGGAAGTGCATCGTCAGGAAGAGAACGACAAGTTGCGCAAGGAGTTCGCCAAGCACGCCAATCTGTTCCACCAGTGGCTGACGGAGACCAG AACGTCGCTCATGGACGGCTCAGGCTCGTTGGAGGAGCAGTTTGAGGCGCTCTGCCACAAGGCGAACGAAATCCGTGCCCGACGAGGCGATTTGAAGAAGATCGAGGAGTTGGGCGCCACGCTAGAGGAGCATCTGATTCTGGACAATCGTTACACGGAACACTCGACGGTTGGTTTGGCGCAGCAGTGGGATCAGCTAGATCAGCTTGCCATGCGCATGCAGCACAACCTGAAGCAGCAGATACAGGCCCGCAACCAGTCGGGTGTCTCCGAGGATTCGCTGAAGGAGTTCTCGATGATGTTCAAGCACTTCGACAAGGACAAGAGCGGCAAGCTGAATCACCAAGAGTTCAAGTCGTGTCTGCGTGCCCTCGGTTACGATCTGCCAATGGTGGAAGAGGGTCAACCAGATCCAGAGTTCGAGGAGATCCTGAACGTTGTCGACCCGAACCGCGACGGCCAGGTATCGCTGCAGGAGTATATCGCTTTCATGATATCGAAGGAAACGGAGAACGTGCAAAGCTTCGAGGAAATCGAGAATGCCTTCCGCGCGATCACGGCCTCCGATCCCCGTCCCCGCCCTTACGTCACCAAGGAGGAACTCTATTCC AACCTCACCAAAGACATGGCGGACTACTGCGTGCAGCGCATGAAACCGTACAACGACCCGAAGACCGGTCATCCGATTACGGGCGCCCTGGATTACGTGGAGTTCACCAGAACGTTATTCCAAAATTAA